The proteins below come from a single Solea solea chromosome 6, fSolSol10.1, whole genome shotgun sequence genomic window:
- the apof gene encoding uncharacterized protein apof — protein sequence MDDYGWFVHPKQGPSLKYILLALENTSSKGGMMFMKLKWMIVIQLLLNEQGLCRAPPPLTQRNPLGLNTHVIGVLEESDKQDHQAFLGSQLSLSSAKKHDPVPVVVDEEKRVQSAQHVTSGLRAKLQGQIQDHLHIHGNISCEELLSASTVDDPLSSMFPQELLGLSLVPVLVVAGCPKEAQTLVLKLYDLLGVTDTEELLLEVQSLIERWPTKSASVSATTFSERDQARHHIEAVMFNIQRLVTAGEETTKQESHCDGWTRVNGTMLVGTSVGTSTGGLKEAVNSCERLGVLCAGVTNRGPLTPGIMYQAVLREGSRILPSESPGSECWIHQCSAEEFSSIPVASAQRLKRSPQRSCINRNEQRVYNVVEWIPAVSTLYNLGTAVYYATVNCSETAKERAILSAVDLGTDALMIATGGTAGVAGYALGAGVKTGVKAGVRYLLDSMKQEDDIMVNQFSWEDGQ from the exons atggatgactatggctggtttgtccatccAAAGCAGGGACCTTCCCTTAAGTACATAT TGTTGGCTTTGGAAAATACCTCCAGCAAAGGTGGAATGATGTTCATGAAGTTAAAATGGATGATTGTGATCCAGCTCCTGCTGAATGAACAAGGTTTGTGCAGGGCCCCACCTCCTCTCACTCAGAGGAATCCTTTGGGTTTGAACACTCATGTCATTGGAGTTTTGGAGGAATCTGACAAACAGGATCATCAGGCCTTCCTTGGCTCTCAGCTCAGCCTCTCATCTGCCAAAAAACATGACCCTGTACCAGTGGTTGTGGATGAAGAGAAGAGAGTCCAGTCTGCCCAACATGTGACATCAGGCCTCAGGGCAAAGCTTCAGGGACAGATTCAAGATCATCTCCACATTCATGGGAACATCAGCTGTGAGGAGCTTCTGTCTGCCAGTACTGTGGATGACCCTTTGTCCTCTATGTTCCCCCAAGAGCTGCTGGGCCTCTCTCTAGTGCCAGTGTTGGTAGTAGCAGGATGCCCAAAGGAGGCACAAACCCTGGTGCTAAAGCTGTACGACTTACTGGGAGTGACGGATACGGAGGAGCTTCTGCTGGAGGTGCAGAGTTTAATAGAAAGGTGGCCGACTAAGTCAGCATCTGTATCAGCAACAACATTTTCAGAGAGAGATCAAGCAAGGCACCACATAGAAGCTGTGATGTTCAACATCCAGCGGCTGGTGACAGCCGGAGAGGAAACCACCAAGCAGGAAAGTCACTGTGATGGTTGGACCAGGGTCAATGGAACAATGCTGGTGGGGACAAGTGTGGGGACAAGCACAGGTGGACTGAAGGAGGCAGTGAACAGCTGTGAGAGACTGGGAGTCCTGTGTGCAGGCGTGACCAACAGAGGGCCACTCACTCCGGGCATCATGTACCAGGCAGTGCTGAGGGAAGGCAGTCGTATCCTGCCATCCGAATCCCCAGGCTCTGAATGTTGGATCCATCAATGTAGTGCAGAGGAGTTTAGTTCAATCCCTGTTGCTTCAGCTCAGCGATTAAAGCGCAGCCCCCAGAGGAGCTGTATAAACAGAAATGAGCAGCGTGTGTACAATGTGGTAGAGTGGATCCCTGCAGTCAGTACCCTCTACAACCTGGGCACAGCGGTGTATTATGCCACTGTCAACTGCTCTGAAACAGCCAAGGAGAGAGCCATCCTCAGTGCTGTTGACCTGGGCACAGACGCGCTCATGATCGCCACAGGTGGGACTGCAGGTGTGGCAGGTTATGCTCTGGGTGCAGGGGTGAAGACTGGTGTGAAAGCAGGGGTCAGGTATCTCCTCGACTCCATGAAACAGGAAGACGACATAATGGTGAACCAGTTCAGCTGGGAGGATGGCCAGTAG